The Hydrogenoanaerobacterium saccharovorans genome contains the following window.
ACCCGCAGGAGATTTTTAAGGGTATGATAACGGCTGCCGAAAAAGCGGCAGGTGAAACATTGCTGCCGGGAGATGAGAGGTACATGTTTTTACAGCAAATGGTGCCTGTCATTGTCGGCGTACGCGCGGCAATCAATGACACGGGCAACCAAAACTTGCTGCGTTATGCCCGCGGTGAGGTGTTGGACGCTTATGGTGATGACCGTGACGTGCAGCGTCTGCCCGCCTCCAAGGCATCGGTTACACTGCGGTTCAGCATTGCCGTGGCATTGGGCTTTGATGTGACCATCCCCGCAGGCACACGTGTGACACCCGACGGTGTGCTGAATTTTACAGTCAACGAGCAGGCTGTAATTGCTGCGGGCGCAACCACTGTGGATGTTACCGCCACCGCCGAATACGCGGGTAAAAGGTACAACGGATTTTTGCCCGGTCAGATTGCCAACATTGTAGACCCCATCGTGCATGTAAGTACAGTCACCAACACCAATATCAGCAGCGGGGGCACAGATGTTGAGGACGACGACAGCTACCGCGAGCGCATACGCCTCAGCCTTGAGATGATACCCACGACGGGTTGTGCAGATGGATATATCGGCTGGGCAAAAACGGTATCGAGCAATATTGCGGATGTGGCTGTCTCCGCGGATACACAGGGCAATGTTTACCTGCATGTGCTCACAAAAGACGCCGCGCCGCCGTCCGATACGTTGCTCAAGCAGGTTGCGAATGTTGTGAGTGCGAAAAAGCGCAGACCGCTCACCGACCATGTGACGGTGCAGGGTGCGGTACCAAAAAGCTATAATATCACGCTTACATACTATATCAGCAAGGCAAACAGCGCCGAAGAAGTAAAAATTCAGAATCGCATCGAACGTGTTGCGGCAGCCTATAAGCAAGAAATGCAGTCGCATCTCGGAGGGTACATCAACCCCGATACACTGCGCGGCAATCTTTATACAGCGGGTGCTTACCGCATTGATATAACAGCCCCCGTGTTTACCGAGCTTGCAGAGAATGAGGTTGCTGTGTGCGAAAGTCTTACGCTCACTTATGGGGGGCTGCTGTGATGATGACGTTGGAAAACGTGTCGCTGTTGTCGCTGCAAACCTCGTATATGCGGCAAGACCCCACCACCGTTGCCCTTTGTGCCGCCTTGGATGAGCAGTTTCGGCAGCTGGGGGAGGACGTCAAGCGGGTGCTGATTTACGCGCGTATTGGGGCATTGGACGATGCGTTGCTGGATGAGCTTGCATGGAGCATGCACGTTGACGGATACGACGCAAAGGCGGGCATAGACGAAAAGCGCAGAATGATTAAAAGCAGCTTGCGCATCCACCGTTACAAAGGTACGGTTTACGCCGTCGAGCAGGTTGTTGCCGACGTGTTCGGCGAAGATGCCGAGGTGTTGGAATGGTTTGACTATGAGGGCAAGCCGTATCATTTTAAGGTGAACGTTTACTGTAAAGAGCACGGCGCCAGTGCGGCAGATATCCTGCGGGCAGAACGGCTGATACTGGCAAGCAAAAACTTACGCTCGGTGTTGGAGCGCATCGTGTTGATTCTTTTCAGCAAAGGTACATTGCAGGTAAACAGCGCGGCAATTATCAGCGAAGTAACAATGATTTTACCCCTGCCGCAGTTCGGGGGCGGTGCGGTGTTCTGCGGCGGTGTAATCTCAAGCGAGCTTGTACAGATTGAGCCGCTGCAAACCGCAGACAAATAGATTGGAGGTAGTAACAGATGGAGAAATTCGGCACAATTTTGACGAGTGCGGGGTTGGAGGCAATCACCGCCTGTATGGTTGCAGGCACCAAGCTGAACATCACGCACCTGGCGGTGGGGGATAGTAACGGTGCTTATTACGACCCCACCGAGGCACAAACAGCTTTGCGCCGTGAAAAATGGCGCGGTACAGCCGTTGTAAGTGCGGTAACGGGTAACGCACGCCGTATTGTTATAACAGCCGTCATACCGTCCACTGTCGGCGGGTTTGATATCCGCGAGGCGGGGGTGTTTGATGATCGCGGCAGGTTGATTGCAGTGACCAAGTACGCACTCACCGAAAAGCCCGACCCGAGTAGCGGTGCGGCAAAAGATTCACACATACAGCTTGTTGTGGACGTTGTGAACGCAGGTTCAGTATCCATTACGGTTGACCCCTCGGCAGCATTTGTGTTGCAGCGAGAGTTCAAACAGCACACCGATGCAAAAGATGTCCATGTTACGCAGGATGAAAAGCAGCGGTGGGATAGAAAAGCCGATGGCAACCACAACCACAATACGCAGTATGCGGGTATCAATCATAGCCACACTGCCCAAGATGTAGGCGCTGCCCCGGCAAACCACAACCACGACGGACGGTACGCCACTGCTGCCCAAGGCACTAACGCGGATAATGCACTTGCAAGGGCAAATGCGTCGTTACCTGTTGCAGGCGGAGATATGACAGGCGCATTGAGAGTAACCCCCACCACATGGAACGACTGGTCGCAAGTGCGCAACATCAGCGTTCGCCCAAAAGGTGCAGCTTACCCGGGCAGCGGTGAGGGGGCAGCAAACGGCAGCTTCGTATTTTTCTATAAGTAGGTGATAGTATGGCAGATTCAGGCGGGGTACTCGTCGGCGGTGTGTGGCATGAGGGTGACAAGATAGGGTATAAAACCCATGACGGTATTTGGCACGAGATTGATAATGGATTCTATAAAGGCTTTGACGGCGTTTGGCGTGAATGCTATTCGAGTGGCATACCGTTAAATACTTTACCCATTGGCTCATATATTAACGTAGTAGAACCTGTGGCTGGTATAAGAAGATACATTGTATTAAAGCATAATTACGAAAACACAGGTAGAACCTTAATACTTAGAGAACGTTTATGTCAAAGGAAGGAAAAGTATTCGATTATTGGAGGAGGTTACCAAAATAGTGAACTTGCAAAACGATTAGCCGTGGGCGGAAGTACATATAATGAGCTATTTGCTAGAAGTAATATAGAACCATACTTGCAGACAATTAATGTCCCCATAGTGCATTCGTCAACTATACTTCCACCGTACTCTGCTGTAGCGTTTGTATTATCTGAAACTGAATATGGTGGTCCTCAAAAAACAGGCGAGGGCTCTCCAATAGCTAATTTTATTTCCAGTGATTCTCGCAGAGTACTAGATAATGAAGGCAAATATCGTGAATGGCATCATACACGTACTGAGTTTTCGTCTTTTGGTGGTAGTGTTACGGCAATAACTGACAATGGTAACTTTCAAAATGTTGGCAAGGAAGATAGCAGCTATTGCAGACCAGCCACTACTTTACCTTCAACACTAAATTTGAACCCGCTAATAAATTCAAATGAAGCATATGATATCTTATAAGGGAGTGAAACAAATGCTTATTGTAAATGGTAAAAATATTGATACAGCTCAAATTGTTGGCGGTACAAGGTTAATTGGTGGAGCACATCGCGAGTGTATTGAAATTGCGGTGCTTAATAAAACCTACGAAGAAATCAAAGCGCTGTTTGTTGACGGGGTACATATGATTCTTCGTGAACCACAAGCGCAGTACAACCCACAAACAGGCGCACCCTTACTTGATGATGCAGGACAACCGGTAACAAAGCTTGTAGACTACGACAAAGCGGAATATTGCGTTGCGGGTGACATCATCGACAAACGCGACGGCACCTTTGCGGTGTATATGGGCACCAAAACCGATGCGGAAAAAGAACGCGAACAAAAAGAGCAGGTTATGCTTGAATTGCTTGCCGAAAGGGGTGCGATTGTATGAGCACTGTGGAAATGCTTGTCTATCTCATCCGGCGGGGCAAAATAACCATCGAGCGCGTAGCGGAGCAGTACAAGCCTGAGGTCAGTGAGATTTTGCAGTCAACTGCAAATACGGAGGGGTAGCATGTCAACTGAGGTTATCATTGCTCTTTTTTCGTTGGCGGGTACGCTGCTCGGTACATTCGGCGGTATTATTGCCGCCAACAAGCTCACGAATTATCGTATCGGGCAGCTTGAACAAAAGGTGGACAAACACAACAGCGTGATTGACCGCACTTACAAACTCGAGAAAGACGTAGGCTTGATATTAGAAAAGATTACTGTGGCAAACAACAGAATCGACGATTTGGAGGAGGTAAAACATAATGGATAAAGCAATCGTAATTTTGCAAACAATCGCAATGGTGGTGCTCGGCGCTGCTGCCGTGTACTACAACACCAACGCCAAGCTCAAAGCAAAAACCACTGCGCTTATCGCGCAGGCAGAAGATACATACAAAGATGTAACCAAAGCAGGCGGGGGTAAGCGCAGTTGGGTAGTGGACAGGCTCTATGCGCTGATACCAAACCCTTTGCGCGTGATTATCACCCGTGATATGGTGGAGACTATTGTGCAAAACACCTTTGACGAGGTAACCAAATACGCCAAGCTGCAGCTTGATAAAGCGTTCGCAGGGGAGGGCAGCACACATGGCACAGATTAATGTGATTGATATCAGTGAGCATCAGTCTCGCCGCGGCAGGATTGATTATTATAAGGTCAAAGCAAGCGGTGTGGTAGGTGTGATGATACGCATCGGCTGGGCGGGTTACGAGGGCGGGCTCGATGTGGATGAGAGCCTGCACTATAACATTACCGGTGCCAATGCCGCGGGTTTAGGCGTGGGGCTCTACGTTTACACCTATGCAACCAGTACCGCTGCTGCCAAACGTGCAGCGCAGGAGGCTGTTGCCATCGCCAACAAATACAAGGGCATGATTACATACCCCATCGTGTACGATGTAGAGGAGACAAAACTGCCCTGCCTCACCAACCTCGGCAGAGCCAAACTGACCGATACCGTGGTTGCCTTTTGCGACGAGGTGCAGCGGCAGGGTTACTATGCAATGTGGTATACTTACACTGCTTTTGTGCGGCAGTACCTTGATTTACCAAGGCTTGCACCCTATGATTTATGGGTTGCCGATTACCGCAGCAAAGCACTGCTTGATGCACAAATTGGGCGCAGCTACGGCATGTGGCAGTACATCGGCGGCGAGGGCAGCTGCCCGGGTGTTACCGGCCCGTGTGACCGCAACTATGCCTACAAAGATTACCCGGCAATCATCAAGGCGGCAGGGCTCAACGGTTTTAGCAAAGCAGTGACACCACCCACCAAGCCCGCCGAAACACAGACGGACGAACTGGCGCGCATCTGCGCCGAGCTCACCGCAAGCAAAGAGTACACCGCACATCTTAAAAAGCGGGTGGATGCCATCATCGCCGAGCGCGACACGTACAAAAACAGATGCGAACGGGCAGTACAGTTGTTAACTGAATAGTACAATAAGAAAGCCAAGATGTGCAGAAAATGAACTGCATATCCCGGCTTTTTTGTTTTGTGTAGAACTTTGTTGTATAATGTTGGTGAAACTGCTATTGAGAGTAAATATGGAAAATGGTATAGTAATTATTGTACCCCAGTCTAATGT
Protein-coding sequences here:
- a CDS encoding baseplate J/gp47 family protein, which encodes MIEFVKNDPQEIFKGMITAAEKAAGETLLPGDERYMFLQQMVPVIVGVRAAINDTGNQNLLRYARGEVLDAYGDDRDVQRLPASKASVTLRFSIAVALGFDVTIPAGTRVTPDGVLNFTVNEQAVIAAGATTVDVTATAEYAGKRYNGFLPGQIANIVDPIVHVSTVTNTNISSGGTDVEDDDSYRERIRLSLEMIPTTGCADGYIGWAKTVSSNIADVAVSADTQGNVYLHVLTKDAAPPSDTLLKQVANVVSAKKRRPLTDHVTVQGAVPKSYNITLTYYISKANSAEEVKIQNRIERVAAAYKQEMQSHLGGYINPDTLRGNLYTAGAYRIDITAPVFTELAENEVAVCESLTLTYGGLL
- a CDS encoding phage tail protein I, whose amino-acid sequence is MMTLENVSLLSLQTSYMRQDPTTVALCAALDEQFRQLGEDVKRVLIYARIGALDDALLDELAWSMHVDGYDAKAGIDEKRRMIKSSLRIHRYKGTVYAVEQVVADVFGEDAEVLEWFDYEGKPYHFKVNVYCKEHGASAADILRAERLILASKNLRSVLERIVLILFSKGTLQVNSAAIISEVTMILPLPQFGGGAVFCGGVISSELVQIEPLQTADK
- a CDS encoding phage tail protein → MEKFGTILTSAGLEAITACMVAGTKLNITHLAVGDSNGAYYDPTEAQTALRREKWRGTAVVSAVTGNARRIVITAVIPSTVGGFDIREAGVFDDRGRLIAVTKYALTEKPDPSSGAAKDSHIQLVVDVVNAGSVSITVDPSAAFVLQREFKQHTDAKDVHVTQDEKQRWDRKADGNHNHNTQYAGINHSHTAQDVGAAPANHNHDGRYATAAQGTNADNALARANASLPVAGGDMTGALRVTPTTWNDWSQVRNISVRPKGAAYPGSGEGAANGSFVFFYK
- a CDS encoding GH25 family lysozyme, which produces MAQINVIDISEHQSRRGRIDYYKVKASGVVGVMIRIGWAGYEGGLDVDESLHYNITGANAAGLGVGLYVYTYATSTAAAKRAAQEAVAIANKYKGMITYPIVYDVEETKLPCLTNLGRAKLTDTVVAFCDEVQRQGYYAMWYTYTAFVRQYLDLPRLAPYDLWVADYRSKALLDAQIGRSYGMWQYIGGEGSCPGVTGPCDRNYAYKDYPAIIKAAGLNGFSKAVTPPTKPAETQTDELARICAELTASKEYTAHLKKRVDAIIAERDTYKNRCERAVQLLTE